From Xyrauchen texanus isolate HMW12.3.18 chromosome 9, RBS_HiC_50CHRs, whole genome shotgun sequence, the proteins below share one genomic window:
- the LOC127649212 gene encoding kin of IRRE-like protein 1, translating into MTWLWILTLAIGVHKVFCGPRFSQEPADQSVVVGERVVLSCVVFNYTGIVQWTKDGLALGIGEDLRAWPRYRVLRIMDVGQYNLEITSADLSDDSLYECQATEAALRSRRAKLSVLSDPPEGPVIEGSPEILLTAGTSYNLTCVSRGAKPMSTIEWYKDGITVEGAHTSTELLADRKRVTTRSFLEIQPANTDTGQNFTCMASNLAAPLGKRATVTLNIHHPPTVILSIEPRSVLEGERVAFTCQATANPPIMGYRWAKGGVILDGARESVFETTADHSFFTEPVSCLVFNAVGSTNVSILVDVHFGPILVVEPRPVTVDVDSDVTLNCKWAGNPPLTLTWTKKGSSMVLSNSNQLFLKSVSQVDAGQYVCKAIVPRIGVGETEVTLTVNGPPIISSESIQYAVRGEKGEIKCYIASTPPPDKIVWAWKENVWEKERGTLLERYTVEQSTPASQGGAVLSTLTINNVMESDFQSTYNCTAWNAFGPGTMIINLEETDIVPVGVIAGGSVGSSILLLLLLFALIFYLYRQRKGSRRGVTLKPDIKVETVNKETHSLEEETASASTATRMVKAMYSPFKDDMDMKQDLQSDTLEPKVEEYEPKDPTNGYYNVRATTHDEVRTSTRSLLYQEFRPPYPASVSTSAGGLVTNIHPAPTGRYEPRPASRMPHNTYTHFNTIARASQIQPPPNPVSKTTDYCGERGLLESTNPLALDSYTYSTTPQYRMGFAPPLEAGQAYEMYPTGQGVGTSQGVGQDTGAGKYTSSTQFPYSTPPTEYSQRHTQRMQTHV; encoded by the exons TATTTTGCGGTCCGCGGTTCTCGCAGGAGCCTGCAGATCAGTCTGTTGTGGTTGGGGAAAGAGTGGTTCTGTCCTGTGTGGTGTTTAACTATACCGGCATTGTACAATGGACCAAAGACGGGCTCGCTCTTGGCATCGGAGAGGACCTGAGGg CATGGCCGCGGTATCGTGTATTGCGTATAATGGATGTTGGACAGTATAATCTAGAGATCACGTCAGCAGACTTGTCAGATGACTCGCTGTACGAGTGTCAAGCCACAGAAGCCGCTCTGAGGTCCAGAAGAGCCAAATTGTCTGTTCTGAGTGA TCCCCCTGAAGGTCCTGTAATTGAGGGCTCTCCAGAGATCCTATTGACTGCAGGAACCTCATATAACCTCACCTGTGTTTCTAGAGGAGCAAAGCCAATGTCAACCATAGAATGGTACAAAGATGGGATTACAGTGGAGGGAGCTCATACCAGCACT GAGCTGTTAGCAGACAGAAAGAGAGTGACAACGCGGAGTTTTCTGGAGATACAGCCAGCAAACACAGACACAGGACAAAATTTTACCTGCATGGCCTCAAATCTGGCCGCCCCTCTAGGAAAAAGAGCCACTGTTACCCTCAACATCCACC ACCCTCCCACTGTCATTCTGTCCATAGAGCCTCGCTCTGTTTTAGAAGGAGAGAGAGTTGCTTTTACCTGCCAGGCCACTGCCAACCCTCCCATTATGGGCTACAg gtggGCTAAAGGAGGTGTGATTCTGGACGGAGCGAGAGAAAGTGTGTTTGAGACAACAGCAGATCACTCGTTCTTCACTGAGCCTGTTTCCTGCCTGGTCTTTAATGCAGTGGGCAGCACAAACGTCAGTATATTGGTGGACGTTCACT tTGGTCCGATTCTAGTGGTGGAGCCAAGGCCTGTAACAGTTGATGTTGACTCTGATGTCACTCTCAATTGTAAGTGGGCAGGAAATCCTCCACTCACCCTCACATGGACCAAGAAGGGCTCTAGTATG GTCCTTAGTAATAGTAATCAGTTATTCCTGAAGTCTGTAAGTCAGGTAGATGCAGGACAGTATGTGTGTAAAGCTATCGTGCCCAGAATCGGCGTCGGAGAGACAGAGGTCACACTCACTGTCAATg GACCTCCAATTATCTCAAGTGAGTCAATCCAGTATGCCGTGAGAGGAGAGAAGGGAGAAATCAAGTGCTACATTGCCAGCACCCCTCCACCAGACAAAATT GTTTGGGCCTGGAAGGAGAATGtgtgggagaaagagagagggacatTATTAGAGAGATACACAGTGGAACAGAGCACACCTGCGTCACAGGGAGGCGCTGTTCTCTCGACACTCACCATCAATAACGTCATGGAATCTGACTTCCAGTCAACTTATAACTGCACTGCATGGAATGCATTTGGACCAGGAACCATGATCATCAACCTAGAGGAAACAG ATATAGTGCCTGTAGGTGTAATAGCAGGTGGATCTGTCGGATCTTCCATTCTGCTGCTTCTCCTCCTGTTTGCTCTGATATTCTATCTTTATCGACAACGGAAAGGCA GTCGTCGTGGAGTCACATTGAAGCCAGACATTAAGGTGGAAACGGTCAACAAGGAGACGCACAGTCTTGAGGAGGAGACCGCCAGCGCCTCCACGGCAACACGAATGGTAAAGGCTATGTATTCC CCTTTCAAAGATGACATGGACATGAAGCAAGACTTGCAAAGTGACACGCTGGAGCCCAAGGTGGAGGAGTATGAGCCCAAG GACCCTACTAATGGCTACTACAATGTTCGAGCTACGACGCATGATGAGGTTCGCACGTCGACCCGCTCTCTTCTGTATCAAGAATTCCGCCCACCTTATCCTGCATCGGTTTCCACTTCAGCCGGCGGCCTAGTGACCAACATACATCCCGCACCCACAGGCCGTTATGAGCCTCGCCCGGCTTCGCGAATGCCCCACAACACTTACACCCATTTTAACACAATTGCAAGGGCATCACAAATCCAGCCCCCACCCAACCCTGTCTCAAAGACCACAGACTATTGTGGAGAGCGTGGCCTACTGGAATCAACCAATCCACTAGCTTTGGACAGCTACACTTATTCAACGACACCTCAGTACAGGATGGGGTTTGCCCCACCTTTGGAAGCAGGACAAGCCTATGAAATGTATCCTACGGGACAGGGGGTGGGGACAAGTCAAGGCGTGGGGCAAGATACTGGTGCGGGGAAGTACACTAGCTCCACCCAATTTCCATATTCAACCCCTCCTACAGAGTACTCTCAGAGACACACGCAGAGAATGCAGACTCATGTGTGa